The nucleotide sequence GCATGCAATCAGAATATCCCTAAACCCTGAATACACTAACTATCAAGTGAAAATGCAAGCAGAATAACCCTAAATCCTGGATACACTAGCTATCAAGAGATTTAAAATTACCAAGCCCGCTGAACCGAACaagattcatgtggtgaataaatatttCTAAACTTACTTATTATCAGAAGTttgttgtgtttgattttctggAGGGACATAGATAAAGTCATCTTTGATCAACTCTTCCCGAAGAGAACTTGGAAGAGACAACGAAAGAGGAGGTCTAAGGAATGTAAAGAATGAAAAAGTTAATGTTGAACAATTAGAATTTGTTCTGATATGAAACAAAAATGCATGATATGAAACAACTCAGTGAACCGAAATGATACAATGTGGTGAACAATGTTAAAACTTACAATtcaggctgtgcttcttcttctaatTGCCTTGCCACCGGAGCTtcttattgttgttattgtttgggagggctgctgcattaaacagaaaatattttagtAATGAGGCAGATTTGTTATCCTGTaccattaaaactaataaaaagaattttatgaGACCACCAAAACGAACCCCCTTGATGCACtgaataaaacatgataaataataaaacAACTAGAAAAGCCTTACTGCATGCAATCAGAATatccctaaaccctgaacacacTAACTATCAAGTAAAAATGCAATCAAAATAACCCTAAACCCTGGATACACTAGCTATCAAGTGATTTAAAGTTACCAAGCTCACCGAACTGAACAAGATTCATTTGATGAATAAATATTTATAAACTTACTCAATATCAGATTGTTGTGTTTGACTTTCTGGAGGGACATAGATAAAGTCATCTTTGATCAACTCTTCCTGAACAGAACTTGGAAGAGACAACACAAGCGGATGTCTAAGAAATATAAACAATGAAGAagttaatgttgaataattagaatttgttcTGAGAAACGAGAATCTGTAGattgaaaaactcacatttcTAAATGTTCAGAACAAGTTTGTTGTCGATCCTTAATGATTTGTAGCTCAGAATCAGGTGTTGCTCTAGTTACATTTAAACATGTTTTCCGTgcgattaattaaacaaaaattattaaaaaaaatctaaaagagtaacataaatatttttaacttacatTGGTGGAGTTTTAAAACTCTTTCTTGGatgaattttcttttttctaaaatattttaccgTGCTTTTCGGggtatttttcctaaaaaaaagataactaattaaaattaaaaacctagattaggttttaggttttagggtttagggtttaggggttagagtttaggattttgggtttagggttttaggagttcagggttcagggttcaaggttcagggtttagggtttaggatttagggttttgggATTAGTTTTAGTGCTTAGGGTTTAGCggttagggcttagggtttaggggtttagggtttagggtagaAACACATGAAATTTGGAAACCACCAAATCGAAAGTAAAGAAGGCAACAAACCAATTTACCTGGTATTGTCTGGGGTATTTACAGACAGTGTGGAGCTTGCCTGAGTCTGGAAGAGAGGTTCGCTACTGAGATTTACAGTCGGCAGTCTAAGCAAGATAAATAACTATTAGTAATTGAATCCAGAGGAATTAGAAAAGGTTCTAGCAATAGttagcaaagaaagaaaaataactcGGTATAAGAAGCCGAATCTTACGTCTCAGAGAAATTATTTTGTGCCTCCGTCGAGTCAAACTGATCCGGAGCAACGTTTGCTATTTGAGCtccatcatttcttttctttgatctcTTTTCTCTTATTGTCTCTAACGCTTGTCTTCTTCTTTCTATAGCGCTGTCTTTTACTTGTTCAGATATGAAAGTTCATAAAATAAGTATGAAGGAACCTAAAACGAAAgtatcaataaataaaataaaatatgattaGAGAAACTTACTTCTTGTCAGAGTTGGTTTGGTTTTTTGCCACCCTTTGCAGTTGTTTTCTTTTTACTATGGgtgtttttttaatttctttttctctgCAACATAGACAAACACATGGAATTTATATCGGAGAAAAATATAAGCAAGAAAaagacactaacaatcaagtgaacgaAACTGACATAGTTTACCAAACCGAAAACAATTCATATGTTGAACAAAACATGATACTTATTTAATCATGAAGAAAAACATTTCTGAATTAAAAAAAACTCAACTTGAGCAACTCCAGTGAACAATATCACATCTGTAATTTACTTAACAAGCATACATAAACAATTTTCAGGAAGGAAATGCAAAACTAAACCAGATGAATATCATACAATCATATAAATGAACATCACCCAATACTTACTGGCTATCAGATTTGCTTGTGCCCTCTAAATCTGTCGGCACAGGCTTCCtttttttgctttattttttaaccaccttctgtggttgttttcttttctttgtgccagttttttcaatttcttcttctctgcaatacataagaacaagtgcATAAGAACAACTTTAAGCAAATCCAAGTTAAATGAAatcaatatgaagatcaaacttaCTGGTTTTCGGATTCACTTTTGCTTTCTGAATCCGTTGGAGTGTTTTCAGTTTCACTTATTTTTTCTGAATCCGTCTCAACAAGTTTTTGTTTTTTAACCACCCTCTTTTGACTTGTTCTCTTTGCTGGTGGTGTAAGAACTGAGATTAATTAATCgtctaattaaataattaatattgtcCAAAATAGGATCAAAAATTTTAGAATGAGAATtggaggatttaaatatgatttttggactcagtagatttttctgagacagaaaatgtattttctatgAAAAACCGAGTAAAACCGCGAACCGGCAGATGAACCGGCCGAACCGGTTCAAGCCTGTCCAGTAATTTgcgagaaaaattaaaaacagtagaaaaccttaggaaaatatttaaagtcgaaaaccgggcgttaattttaaaggtttggcccaaagttggaccaaacgggctaaaaacgctaacgggttggaccgggcccaagttgggcccaagcccaacatatataacacCCCATTAATGAACCCATCAgccataaacacacacacacacacacacacacacacacacaaacacacacaaGGTGAGTGGCTGAAGTGAAAGGGAAAGGAAGAGAGAAAAGTTACTATTCACATACAACTTCAATCCATCATATCTCGAGCTACAGTGCTCCGATTTGCATGCTGTCAGTGGCTACGCGAAACTCTTGCCGAGCCCGTCATTCTAGGTAAGCCTTGTGGTAAGTTTATTGAAATCCCCTGCCCATTTTCCTGCCCTAAGAATTTCAAGTTTTTGGATTTTGTGTTGAgtaaaattttgtgatttttggtgtttaggtacactctagcattTGATTACTATTCAGTTTTCCCCCAATCATCGTTGGGTAAGGTGAGAAATTTAAATCTCTTGTGGTTTTATGGATTTGATGAATCCTAGGTTGAATTATTGTATATTATGTGTATATAGATTGAGATTGGGATTGTTGGCATTTGGTTGGAGCTTTGGAGTGATTATTGATACTTGTTGGAGTTGATTGGTGGCTTGGATTGTGGTTGAAAGCTTAATTGCACTCAATTTCGGGTTTTAGTGCATattagaaatcggccaaggtatggttttggttcctttatgtagtatataatatttatgGACACTTAGGTTAGTGACCCATtggataggattgaattaaattggttgttggaattgttgtatgatgatgtatgatgatttgatgatttggaCTGTTGATGAATTGAAATGTTGATGTTGATAGTATGATATTggagattgagattgaaattgattatgatgattgttGGTAAGGGTGGAATGATATTTGATTTATGTGTTGGTTGAGAAATGAATGTATTATTATGTATTTGATAATGGGGATTGATGATTGCATAAGGTGGAGTGGTGAATTGAGGTATGAAAAGTGTGAAATCTGATGTGTCTTGGGATTTTGATGAGATGGTGGTTTAGTTTTGGTTGTGAAATTGGAAAATTAAGCAATTGTGAAGTGttggtaaaaactgatttttggtgaattttgacggatcataacttgagcctcaattttcaaagtttgttgaaatttgctttaaattaaagttcattgaaaaatctttaaattgatataaagtttataGAAAATGGATttctgtagaggaagttatgatcattcaaagttttgtgtcaaaatctgaattctgtgcatgctgcagaatttgtgatttctggtttgtgtgcgcacgcacacacggggacggtggttggatcccgcctgtctaggtagcggcggcggcataAGGATGGTTGTTCGTCCCGCTTGCATTGAGATGTGAGAACCGTGgccagagtatcccgctcgcatcccttcggatcactagagtgtgcaggcacaaaatcctggacgctgttccgagcaccatatctcgggggttcccattataattccgaagggcgacatacatctccatggagatgtgtcgggttggcagttgaaccgacaatgtgatatcacagcctataggacaggcattcatcatgtgcatcttttatctgtttgtttgctttgcgtACCtgaattgtatgcctaattggataacatgcctaattgcctatGTGAATTATATgtctatacttgtgttttacttgcattgatattaattgtgtattctactgggattgaggaggttcggaaggcggtggcgatgggatcgtatggaggataggttggtgaaggctgtgggacagcggagaattgttagattagaaaatcccctaagatagactACCCCTTTTATTATGTTAAGTTTTAAGTTATGCTTTACtattttagttatgctttaagatgaatcttttgatagatatgaagttctaggattgcctctggcgtcccggggtcttatatcttatatcactgggcattgttaccatactgagaacctctgattctcataccatattctgttgttattttttagatgcaggtcgcaacccaccttgcTGAGTTGTTTTGGtggtgacagagcagaggatCCTAGATATGTTTTGAATTCTTTTCATTATTTTGCTTAGATTTCTcatcttttgtatttatttttgcctagaggcttactttgagagaaaaacttgtacaagctgttttaactttcagatttctgtatggtctgtatatagctagtcggcttaaactccgcgagccgtggttAGATCTTTAtgctattatactcttatattttgttatattatatctatatcttgtgcgttAAGTTTGTAGCTTTGTGTGTATGTTTTGCGCctttcaaatcctatttttgagctgtatccttcattaggcttctagaatatattacttcttctatatatgatatgtataagctttagacttgtcgtaacctttgattaacctttgctttacgacgcgaggtaaggcttaggataattagggtgttacatttagtggtatcagggcggttcgtcctcgtgagcctgagggatggaccaattgtgcttcaatgcatactctgtttcttttctttgatgtTATTTAGGTTATCTCattgatattgcatagcatgcttgtttgtgagtgcctgtttaggataattgaagcactaggattttgatattgagactgatcaccttgatatcgattgttttgTTTAGAaaggaaccctaatggccactcgcAGATGAGGTCGTACGGGTTCACGAGTAGAGAGTAGAAATGCGCAACCGACCGATAACCATGCCGAATTCATGGCGACAATGGCTAACCTTGCGAATACCATGGAGGCAAATGCTGCTGCGACTCTATAAGTTGTGTAGAGGTTAGGCCAACCGACTGGAAACGGAAACGGAGATGGAAATGGAAATGATAATACAGAAGGAAATAGTGATAATATAGGAGGTGCTCCGATGACCTTAGCTacttttctcaaggttcatccgccTAGTTTCAGAGGTTCAACCAACCCTACAGAAGCGAATAATtagtttcaggccatggagcgcGTGCTGTAAGCACAGCATGTCCCGAACAACCAGTATATGGAGTTTGCTACGTATCAGATTTTGGGAGAGGCTCAGCATTGGTGACAAGGAGAATGCCGCTTGCTACAGCTGCAGAATGCCGACATCCCTTGGGATGTATTCAAGACGActttctataagaagtactttcttgAATCTGCAAGGAAAGCgaaggagatggaacttatgtagctgaagcaaggttccttgTCTATGGCAGACTATACTAGCCGATTTGAGGAGCTCTATAGGTTCTCTAGGGTGTGTCAGGGTTCCCCGGAGACCAACCAAAGttggaagtgcattaagtatcAAAGGGGCTTGAAGGATAACATCATGACTGTTGTGGCTCCTTTGGAGATTCGGATCTTCTCCGATCTTGTGAACAAGGCGAGGGTTATTGAAGAATGTGCAAAGATAGTAGCCTCGTCAAGGGACACTTATGGAGGAAACACTAGTCGGGGACGTGGCAATTACTTTCAGCCGAGGGGGCAGAATTTCAAGAGATTAGGACATGCGCCTCAAGGTCAAGGAGGCTTCAGAAAGAATACTTATGATCAGTACCAGCGTGGCAAAGGGAGAGGGAATCAGAGTAAGGTTTCTCCGGATTTAACTTGTGATCATTGTGGACGTTTTCATCCATATGACTCTTGCAAGATTGGTATAGGTGGTTGCTTCAACTGTGGTTTGCCTAGTCACATTGCGAGAGACTGCACTCGTGGGAAGAATCCGAATGTGGGTCAGAGTCAACACCAAGGGCGAGTATTTGTTGTGAACGCCAAGGATGCTACTAAGGCAGATCCTCTGATTAGAGGTAACTGTTTAATTGGTGATAAAATCTTGGTTGCATTgtatgatactggagcttcgcaTTCGTTTATTTCGTTTGCTAAAGTTGAGGAATTAGGCTTGAAAGTGTTAGAATTAGCATTTGAATtgcatgtacatactccgcatcAGATAATTGTGACTAGGTCAAGTTGTagacaagtaggtttcaagcttgagggtagaAATTTTGTGCATGACTTTATTTGTTTACCAATGGTTgggttggagatgattttggggtttgattggttgtcaaACAATTGGGTGTTGTTGGATTGTTGTGAGTGGTCAATTCAGTTTATGCTAGAAGGAGAAAATGGAGCAGTGATAGCTGAGGGTTACtacctgaactctgtaatggtACACTGTAGTGGGGAAGAGTGTCAGGATTATATACTGTTGGTTGCAAATGCGTTAGGTGACAATCAGAAGATAGATCAAATCCCGATAGTTAGAGACTTTCTGGAGGTGTTTTCGGAAGATATTCCTAAGTTCCCACCTCAAAGGGAGATTGAATTTGCAATTGAATTGGTGCCGGGAGCTGGACCAATGTTGATTGCGCCGTATAGGATGGCTCCGATAGAACTGGCATAATTAAAggctcagttggaagagcttctgaataAGAGATTCATTCAATGAGTGTATCTTCAtggggagcgccagttttattggtgaagaagaaggattgaggaatgcGACTTTGTGTGGATTACCGACAGCTGAACAAAGTGACCgtgaagaacaagtacccgctgccaaagatagatgacttgatggatcaactGCAAGGGGCTGGAGTGTTCTCTAAGATCGACTTAAGATTCGAttatcatcagataagggtgaaggaGGATGACATTCCGAAACTGCGTTTAGGACgcgctatggacactacgagtttgcggtgatgtcctttgggttaacgaatgcacctgcggtgtttatggattacatgaacagagtattttgtccctttttagaCAAATTTGTGGTGGTTTTTATAGACGatatcttagtttattctaagACGGCGAAGGAGCATGAGGAACACTTGAGAATTATGTTGGAAATCCTGAAGGAGCGGAAATTGTATGCTAAGTTGtccaagtgtgagttttggaaggaggAAGTAAAGTTCCTAGGTCACGTAGTGAGCAAAGGAGGAATAGCCATGGATCCTTCGAAAGTAGaggcggtgatggaatgggaaagaccaaCGACGGTGACGGaagttaggagtttcttgggCTTAGCCGGATATTACTGGAGATTTATTGAAGGATTTCCCGGATTACACTACCGATGACTAAGTTGACAAGGAAGGAGGCGCCGTTTGTGTGGACGTCGGAGTGTGAAGAAGTTTTCAGACCTTGAAACAAAAGTTAACTTCAACACCTGTTTTGATTTTACCGGAACCGCGTGAACCAtttgaagtgtactgtgatgcGTCACTGAAGGGTTTAGgatgcgtgttgatgcaacaccagAGTGTGGTGGCAtacgcatcgcgtcagctgagaccgcatgaggtaaattacccaactcatgacttggaattagtAGCGATTGTGTTTGCACTGAAGATTTGGAGGCACCACTTGTACGGAGTGAGGTTTagcgtcttttctgatcataagagtctcaagtacatctttgatcagaaataGCTCAATAtacgtcagaggaggtggatggagcttttgaaggattatgattttaaactaagttatcaccctggaaaggcgAATGTGGTAGCAGACGCTTTGAGTCAGAAGTCTTTAATGATAGCTTGGATGATAATCAAGGAAGAGGAGTTagtggataagtttgtggatcttaagctagatattggtgaagttgctggaagagcttgtttgaatcagttgcagatttcaagtACGTTTAAAATAGAGATTCAgagggctcagcaagatgagcaaaAGCTTCAGCAATTATTTTAACCAGTTGGCAAGAAGATGCATGGAGAATTCACTAAGGATGGTGAAGGATTGTGGAAGTATAAAGGGAGAATTTATATACTGGATGTCAGGAGTCTGAGGTAAGACTTGTTGTCGGAAgctcacaacagtgggttttTCATTCACCCAGGAAGTACGAAGATGTACTATGAtttaaagaagatgttctggtggcctgggatgaatGGTGATGTAGCTACAGTTGTGTCTAAGTGCCTGACGTGTCAGAAGGTaaagatagagcatcagaaacTGTCGGGAATGCTacagccacttgagattcctcagtggaagtgggaaggaattgtgATGGACTTTGTGACTAGTTTACCGAGAACTAGGTCAGAATTTGATGCGGTTTGGGTGATCATagatcgcttaaccaaatccgctcattttctGCCCATCCGAGTAAACTATTCTATGGAGGAGTTGGGGAGATTATACATCAAGGATATCGTAAGGTTGCACGGTGTGCCATCGAGCATAGTGTCGGACTGTGATCCCCGATTCAcgtcaaggttttggggagctttccaaagagctttCGGTACGAGACTATGTCTCAGCACATCATATCATCCATAGATGGATGGACAGTCGGAAAAGACTATTCAGACGTTGGAAGATATGCTGAGGGCGTGTGTATTAGATCAACCTGGAAGTTGGGaccgttacatgccattggtggagtttgcatacaataacagctttcatgcgagcattgggatggctccgtatgaggccttgtatggacggaagtgccaatctccactttgttAGTATGAGTCTGGTGAAGCAAGTGTATTGGGTCCTGATttggtagcagagactactgagaagattaagaagatCCGGGAGAGAATTCTAACGGCACAGAGTCGATAGAAAAGTTATGTGGATCAGAGAAGGAAACCGTTGGAATTTGAAGTGGGAGAGCACGTATTTCTGAGGGTTACACCGGGATTGGTAGAGCGATTAAAACCAAGAAGCTGAATCCCAGGTtcattggaccgtttgagattctgaGGCGATTCGGGCCGGTGGCATATCAAGTAGCTTTGCCGCCTCACTTGTCCAACTTGCATGACATATTCCACGTGTCACTACTCCATAAATACACGTCGGATGCAGCTCATGTGTTAGAGCCCGAGTCGGTCGAAGTTGAGGGAGAACTTGACTTTTCAAGTAACTCCGGTGCGAATTGACGACACCAGTGTGAAGAAGTTACGCGGAAAAGAAGTTCAGTTGGTTAAAGTTGCTTGGAAGCGAGCAGAAGTTGAAGAACATACTTGGGATTTGGAGTCTGAGATGCGAAAGGATTACCCCGAGCTATTCTTAGGTAAACactaaattttgagggcaaaatttcttatttggtaggGAGAATATAAGAATCGAGACTAATTAATCgtctaattaaataattaatattgcccaaaattggatccaaaaatttagaatgagaattggaggatttaaatatgatttttggactcagtagatttttctgagtaaAACTGCAAAACACCAATCAAAACTACGAACCGGCAGATGAATCAGctaaaccggttcaagtctgtccggtactgtgtgagaaaaattaaaaacagcagaaaaccttaggaaaatatttaaagtaaaaaaccggacgttaattttaaaggtttggcctaaAGTTGGACCAAACGGgataaaaatgctaacgggttggaccgggcccgaCATATATAACACCCCATTAATGAACCCATCAgccataaacacacacacacacacaaggtGAGTGGCTGAAGTGAAagggaaaggaaaagagaaaagtTACTATTCACATACAACTTCAATCCATCATATCTCGAGCTACAgtgctccgattcgcgtgccGTTGGTGGCTACGTGAAACTCTTGCCGAGCCCGTCACTTCTAACTTAGCCTTGTGGTAAGTTTCTTGAAATCCCCTGCCCAGTTTTCTGCCCTAAGAATTTCGAGTTTTTGGGTTTTGTGTTGagtgaaattttgtgatttttggtgtttaggtacactctagcacttgattaCTATTGGGTTTTACCCCAATCATCATTGGGTAAGGTGAGCAATTCAAATCTCTTGTAATTTTGTTGATTTGATAAACCCTAAGTTGAATTATTGTAAATTATGTGTATATAGATTGAGATTGTGATTGTTGgcatttgattggagctttggagTGATTGTTGATACTTGTTGGAGTTTATTGGTggcttggattgtggttggaagCTTAATTGCACTCAATTTCAGGTTTTAGTGCATattggaaatcggctaaggtatggtttcggtttcctctatgtagtatataatatttatggacacttaggctagtgacccatatgaTAGGATTAAATTAAATTGGTTGTTGGAATTGTTGTATGATGAcgtatgatgatttgatgatttgggctGTTGATGAATTGAAATGTTGATGTTGATAGTATGATATTGGAGACTGAGATTGAaattgattatgatgattgttGGTAAGGGTGGAATGATACTTGATTTATGTGTTAGTTGAGAAATGAATGTATTGTTATGTATTTGATAATGGGGATTGATGATTGCATAAGGTGGAGTGGTGAATTGAGGTATGAAAAGTGTGAAATCTGATGTGTCTTGGGATTTTGATGAGATGGTGGTTTAGTTTTGGTTGTGAAATTGGAAAATTGAGCAATTGTGAAATAttggtaaaaactgatttttggtgaattttgacggatcataacttgagcctcagttttcaaagtttgttgaaatttgatttaaattaaagttcattgaaaaatctttaaattgatataaagtttataGAAAATGGATttctgtagaggaagttatgatcattcaaagttttgtgtcaaaatctgaattctgtgcatgctgcagaatttgtgatttctggtttgtgtgcgcacgcacacacggggacggtggttggatcccgcctgtctaGGTAGCGGCAGCAGCGTAAGGATAGTGGTTCGTCCTGCTTGCGTTGAGATATGAGAaccgtggcaagagtatcccgctcgcatcccttcggatcactagagtgtgtaggcacaaaatcctggacgctgttccgagcaccatatctcaGGGGTCCCATTAtaattccgaagggcgacatacatctccatggagatgtgttgggttggcatttgaaccgacaatgtgatatcacagcctataggacaagcattcatcatgtgcatcttttatctgtttgtttgctttgccgacttgaattgtatgcctaattggataacatgcctaattgccgaTGTGAGTTACTTGACATATatgcctatacttgtgttttacttgcattgatattaattgtgtattctactgggattgaggaggttcggaagccggtggcgatgggatcgcatggaggataggttggtgaaggctgtgggacagcagagAACTATTAGATTAgaaaatcccctaagatagactACCCCTTTTATTATGTTAAGTTTTAAGTTATGCTTTACtattttagttatgttttaagatgaatcttgtagtggatatgaagttctaggattgcctctagtgtctcggggtcttatatcttacatcactgggcactgttaccatactgagaacttccggttctcataccatattctgttgttattttttagatgcaggtcgcaacccacctcggtgagttgctttggtggGGACAGAGCGGAAGATCCTGGATATgttttggagtctt is from Arachis ipaensis cultivar K30076 chromosome B01, Araip1.1, whole genome shotgun sequence and encodes:
- the LOC107612333 gene encoding uncharacterized protein LOC107612333, with amino-acid sequence MADYTSRFEELYRFSRVCQGSPETNQSWKCIKYQRGLKDNIMTVVAPLEIRIFSDLVNKARVIEECAKIVASSRDTYGGNTSRGRGNYFQPRGQNFKRLGHAPQGQGGFRKNTYDQYQRGKGRGNQSKVSPDLTCDHCGRFHPYDSCKIGIGGCFNCGLPSHIARDCTRGKNPNVGQSQHQGRVFVVNAKDATKADPLIRGNCLIGDKILVALYDTGASHSFISFAKVEELGLKVLELAFELHVHTPHQIIVTRSSCRQVGFKLEGRNFVHDFICLPMVGLEMILGFDWLSNNWVLLDCCEWSIQFMLEGENGAVIAEGYYLNSVMVHCSGEECQDYILLVANALGDNQKIDQIPIVRDFLEVFSEDIPKFPPQREIEFAIELVPGAGPMLIAPYRMAPIELA